The genomic interval CGTTTTGAAACGCTTCAATAAATCGTACCCCATCGACATTGTTTTTTATACGGGTAGATCCATTCTTAGGATTTTGAGACTGATTTCTCTTGTTAATTATTTCTATTTGTCTTCTCACATTCATATATAGATTTCTTAGTATAAGAACATTGATGTCCTTGATAACATTGTAAAAATTACTACTTTATGGTATAATTACCCAAAATTATTACATATAAAGAGCAAACCAACTTGAATTTATACTCACTTTGGTCGAAATTCGAACTAATTCCAAGTATCTATAATAGATAGTAACTACAATCGAATGTATGTGATTACCCTATAAATTGATACGGATAGTAAAAATATCACATAATTCTGATGTGGTTATCGAAACAATTTTTCATTTTCATAAACTTATTTCCATTTAGAATCAAAGAACCCTAGTGCATCATCACGCCTCAATTATATGATGGCGTTCGTATTCCATTACTCAGGGCTCATAGATGAAAATTAACTGATTTTTTTTTTGGGATGGCCTCGATTTGAAATAAATCATAGTTGTTGCTTTTTGATCGTTTTGGTTGATTTGCTATTGTGGCTTCATCTTCTGTGTTATCTACTGACATACTATACTATGCGTTGTAAGTTATTTAAGACTATACTGATCTAAACTTATTACTAAATAAAAGTAATCACCGATGTTACTCTTATTTACGTCTAAATCAAGTTGTACCCTGCTTATACGTAATCGCAGATTGATTTGGAAAATGAACAGATGAATGGGGGTTCTCAAACAGAGGTTTTTACGATCCAAATGTTATTCTCCTTTTATTGTAATTTTCTCTCAACAGCTAATATCTCATAATGTGGGTAAATAATTTCGAATAGAATTGGTATTTCGATGGCAAACTGCACGAATTGTGGCCATAATAGATAGAACACCGGATTGAACCTGTTTATCCAAAATTTTATGATCACTGATTTATAATGTATATACATCAGTAATTTTCCCTAGCAAGTATTATTGGTTACTGAAACAACAGCTTAATGCATTTGATCAATTATCGTGCTTTCACTTACTATAGCAAACGATGTTTAGCATTTTCATACCATAATATTCTGTTTGACCAATTCATAGTTCTTATCACTGGGAATCAATTTGAACATATCCAACACTGTTTACCTGGGATTTACCGATTAACTTTCAGAATAACTGATGACAAAATAAACATATTTTCATATCATTTACTGCTATCTTTGCCTCAAGATATTTAACTGTAGTGGATTAATACATCATTGTATTCTATGTCGAGAAGGATAAGAAAAAATACTATTAAGAGCCAAGAATATATCCAAAATAGAGTTAGCAATAAGAAAACGAAGATTCGTATTTCGGAAAAATCAGATGTCACTTTTGATAAAATAAATATTGAAATCTTTAGAAATGTTCTAAAAAATCCTGACATAAAATCATCAGAAATAGCAAAACTTGTAGATATTCCTCTATCAACTATCCAAAGAAGAAGAAGCAGGATAGAGAGATCTCATCTGCTACAAAAAAATTTTGTAATAGATTACCAACGATTAGGATTGAGAATAGCAGATCTGTTGATTAAAATTTCAAAGGGGGATATTGAAAAAATTATAAACGACGTCGTCAAACAACATTCCAAAAGCATTCTCGAAATAACTGTACGTATTGGTCATCCCGACATCAATTTGGTAGTTAGAATGGCCTACAAGAATAACGATGAAATATATGAAATTATGCGCACAGTCAATACAATTGAAAATTTGGAAAGCGTTCAATGGTCTGAAATTCTTAAGGAAATAAAATTGGACAGACAAGGGTTAATAGAAAACCTGTTCGCACAGATCAAATCCGTTTAATAACCAAAATCTATAACCTTGTCTTATTCTAAAACCAACTTTGTGAATACTGCCTAGATATTTATTATTCGACCTATTCACTGAATTATTCTAATCAAATTTTAGAGCACACATTAATCCATTACTTTTTGGTATTACAATCTGATATCTATAACCGATAATTTAGGAGGCTAGTAAGCATTTAGTATTTTTTCTATAGATAAACTCATCCTATAGTTGATTATGATAACCAAGAACCTTCTACACTGCAAATTGTTTTATGTTAAACTAAGTCGATAATTCATATGGATTAATAGATAGTGCTGCCTACTACCATTGATTTTGTTTCGAAAAATTATTGAGATTTGGGCTGCCAAATACCAATTGAATTTCCTTGCGGATCTTTAATAATTACAAAAGTCCCTTCTGAAACATCTTGTTTGTCAACGATGATTTGTGCTCCAGAATTCGTTGCTTTTGATATACAGTCATCTAACGATTCAACTTGAACAAAGATGGTAGGTGCTTTCTGTTCTTCGCTTCTTCTTTTTAACAGTGCTCCTTTAATCCCTGGACTATCTGTATACCAATAATCTGAAGTATCTTTGCCTTTTTCAAACTTCCACTTAAATATTTTATTGTAGAACTCTTTTAATTGATCATTGTTATCAGATGGTAATTCAAAATAATTGACAATGTTTGTAAATGGTTTCTCTGACATTTCTTAACAAATCCAACAAATAAAAAAAACAATTACTTGATTATTGTTGATTTGACTCTAGTTTTTGCTTTACTGAATGTGCTGTTTGTTGAATTCCTTGTCTAATTTTATCTTCAGCCTGACTTCCAGTTAAGAAGTTAGCAATCTTTCCAGTCGTTGGTAATTCATAATTTATGGTATGATCGACCTTTGTAGAATTATTTCCATTGCTTTGGAATATTTGAGTACTTTCCCAACTTTGAAACGGACCTTCTGTTTGTTTTGTAACTAGTCTCTTATTCTGTTCTTTTTGAGCTACTTCCAATAGCATTTCATCTTGCTTACCCATGTATTCACCTTTGACTTTCATTTCAGATCCTTCTTCGCTTTTTTGTCCGGATATATTTTCGGAATCCTTTACTATATCACGAGGCCAAGATTCCTTGATGTTATCTGGATTTGTATAATATTCAAAAACTTGTTCAACTGGTGCTTGTATTTCTATGCTTGTTTGTATTCTTGTCATTAACTAATCATCTGCTCATTAAAGTTTATATTCATCCAATCTTTGATAAATGAAAGAGTTAGCACTATGCTCTAAGTAATCAGGTCACAATTTAACTAAAAACTATAAGAATTGGACCATTATTATGGACAAAATAACAATAGCTATCTCTCTCGATTAAATGCATTCGCCTTTTAAATCTAATCTATAAAATATCTAAAAGCATTCTATGCTGATTAAAGCAACCAAAATAAGGAGAAATTTTTCAAAAGTCTAGAATGTTGCATTGATTTTCATTTTTTTTCTAAGGATTGTCTGATGCCCTGTCATCTGATTTAGGCAAACTAAATACAAATGTAGATCCCACTCCATCATTATTATTGTAAGCCCATATCTTACCTCCGTGTGCTTCAATCAGATTTCGAGTAATGTATAATCCTAGACCTGTTCCAGTATCAGAACCTGTGACAAATTTCTCAAATAGTTTTGGCAAAATTTCGGGTAATATGCCTTTGCCATTGTCGGAAATACTAACAAATATTTGATCACTTGACCTATCGTTATCGTCCTCCTTTTTCCTTTCAATTTTATTGTAACCTGGTTTTTTGTCGTCATCTGTTTGGTTCTCAATGTCATTTTCATTTTCATTTTCATTTTCCCTTGAATTTGAAATCTCACCTTCAATTATGATATCAATTCTGCCGTTTCGATTTGTGAACTTTATTGCATTTCCAATCAAGTTATTAATAATTTGACTCAGTCTTACTTTATCTGCATACACCAACCATTGTTCATTGAGACTGTGATTGAGAAAAACAACTTCTATGTTTTTGTCTTTAATTTTCTGGTTGAGCTCCGTTCTAAGTGAATCATTTATTTCTTTGACCAGATCTACAGTTTCTAATTGAATGAATAGGCTATTCTTTCTATTAGAATCAATTCTTGCTACATCTAATAAGTTGTTTATTAAATTGTCTAGTCTTATGGAATTTCTAGAAAGTGCATCAAAGTGTACTTTTAAATGGTTAACAATCCTTTTTAATTCATCATCGGTTGTTACTTTTGTGACCTTCAAAAGATCATTAATTACTTCCTCACCCAATTCTGCATATCCCATTATTGCTTGTGTGGGAGTTCGAAGTTCATGTGCTGCTGTATTGATAAATTCTCTTTCTATTTGCTCGCTACGTACAAGTTTTTCATTTGCAACTTTAAGGTTAGTAGACATTTCTGTTTGATCCCAAAGACTTTCAAAGATTGATATGTAAGATAATACCGTAGGTTTACTTATAGAGTAAGTGACCAAGCCAATAGCTTTTTCAAATAAATCTTTGGAGTCATCTCTTAATTCAGTCGCTAAAACATATTTTCTATCTACTATTACAATGGTTGATATTAAATATTCCTGCTTTCGAATCTCTTTATAGCTAATATTCTGTTTAACAAGATCCAGGTTAATTGTATTATCATCTGAGAAGAGTAGTACTTTAATTTTTTCATCTACTGGGGATAGGATCCTAATTCTAATACCTTCAGCACTCTTTTGTTTTATTGCATCAATAACTCCCATAACGACTTCTCTCTTAATGGCATTGTATGAGGGAAAAAGTATCATGATTTCTTTTTGGGCATTATTCAATAAATTTAGGAAAATTTTTTTTGCTTCTATGGGCTCTTCAATTACTCTGGTTGTCCCAAAATCAATACCTGATTCGATCTGACTTATGCGCTCCTTTGCATCTCTTCCTTCAATCCACAATTCTTCGAAAATGGCTTGAAAGTGATCTACATACAAAGGATCAGTGCTATGTAGGATTTTTTCAAACATTTTCCCTTCTGCAACTTTTTCAACAGTCCCCACAAATTGTTTATCCGAAACCGCAAAATTTAGTGAGGGCAAATGTCTCGTGTGCCTTATCTTTATACCCATAGCGAGGAACTTTTTAATCAAATCTAAGTCTTTGTTATTCTCTATGCATGTTAGCCAACGTATTCCGTGCTCGTTTCTAGATAATAACTCCAAATACGCTTGCAAAAGTGGTTTATTTTTATCTAACAGCTTGAAATAATCCATAGAAGTGAAGCTTGATAGTCTTTTTTCTATTCTGTTAACAAAATCTATTGCATAATTTAGAGCATCAACTGGATTATCTATTATATTGGTTTCAATCGGTAATTTTCCATCTTCTAATTCTCTTCTTCTTTGATCTAAAGATATCGCTTTCTTCCACAAAATATCAAATATATATCGATTTTGTTCTACAATCTCTTTGGCATTGCTGT from Candidatus Nitrosocosmicus hydrocola carries:
- a CDS encoding SRPBCC family protein, which gives rise to MTRIQTSIEIQAPVEQVFEYYTNPDNIKESWPRDIVKDSENISGQKSEEGSEMKVKGEYMGKQDEMLLEVAQKEQNKRLVTKQTEGPFQSWESTQIFQSNGNNSTKVDHTINYELPTTGKIANFLTGSQAEDKIRQGIQQTAHSVKQKLESNQQ
- a CDS encoding Lrp/AsnC family transcriptional regulator, which encodes MYSMSRRIRKNTIKSQEYIQNRVSNKKTKIRISEKSDVTFDKINIEIFRNVLKNPDIKSSEIAKLVDIPLSTIQRRRSRIERSHLLQKNFVIDYQRLGLRIADLLIKISKGDIEKIINDVVKQHSKSILEITVRIGHPDINLVVRMAYKNNDEIYEIMRTVNTIENLESVQWSEILKEIKLDRQGLIENLFAQIKSV
- a CDS encoding VOC family protein, which codes for MSEKPFTNIVNYFELPSDNNDQLKEFYNKIFKWKFEKGKDTSDYWYTDSPGIKGALLKRRSEEQKAPTIFVQVESLDDCISKATNSGAQIIVDKQDVSEGTFVIIKDPQGNSIGIWQPKSQ
- a CDS encoding ATP-binding protein, producing MDEKVDFDKVTNHSSTQGSSTSNLSNNQTDLKITQDHSKKNQTSITRIVYGDDIAKLGTEFALNCTGEFVACCDNNGLSIAINVPEFAVFYSILKSNSVNIKLVTEVTTDNIRICDRISKENNVEVRHLTGITGNFGISDKREYVAAAKMDEKEIVTELIYSNAKEIVEQNRYIFDILWKKAISLDQRRRELEDGKLPIETNIIDNPVDALNYAIDFVNRIEKRLSSFTSMDYFKLLDKNKPLLQAYLELLSRNEHGIRWLTCIENNKDLDLIKKFLAMGIKIRHTRHLPSLNFAVSDKQFVGTVEKVAEGKMFEKILHSTDPLYVDHFQAIFEELWIEGRDAKERISQIESGIDFGTTRVIEEPIEAKKIFLNLLNNAQKEIMILFPSYNAIKREVVMGVIDAIKQKSAEGIRIRILSPVDEKIKVLLFSDDNTINLDLVKQNISYKEIRKQEYLISTIVIVDRKYVLATELRDDSKDLFEKAIGLVTYSISKPTVLSYISIFESLWDQTEMSTNLKVANEKLVRSEQIEREFINTAAHELRTPTQAIMGYAELGEEVINDLLKVTKVTTDDELKRIVNHLKVHFDALSRNSIRLDNLINNLLDVARIDSNRKNSLFIQLETVDLVKEINDSLRTELNQKIKDKNIEVVFLNHSLNEQWLVYADKVRLSQIINNLIGNAIKFTNRNGRIDIIIEGEISNSRENENENENDIENQTDDDKKPGYNKIERKKEDDNDRSSDQIFVSISDNGKGILPEILPKLFEKFVTGSDTGTGLGLYITRNLIEAHGGKIWAYNNNDGVGSTFVFSLPKSDDRASDNP